The Myxococcus guangdongensis genome has a window encoding:
- the sitI6 gene encoding SitI6 family double-CXXCG motif immunity protein, which produces MRFYRLKTSATGSKYRGSYGAKRQWRLPDAVCPTCDTEYADLGLDLAAVNLSAHLGEKAYRKERQVPWDEYVRLRDGAMPYLPEGAVIQPGVGLGPLVGKATGSLPPFVLQDAWTLLVHGDVLEQMTAAGLTGLAPVESRITGNKRGPLYELALARQGVLGAGCQRVYHGEPCVTCGQAEYGTPNPWWLDAGTVPTLDVVRFDAMPMYILVSERFADFVARLDESGVAVEDVMGPLPEQKTRRKGTPQEPLPV; this is translated from the coding sequence ATGCGTTTCTATCGGCTGAAGACGTCCGCCACGGGCTCGAAGTACCGAGGGAGCTATGGGGCGAAGCGGCAATGGCGCCTGCCCGACGCGGTCTGCCCGACGTGCGATACCGAGTACGCGGACCTGGGGTTGGACCTCGCCGCGGTGAACCTGTCGGCCCACCTTGGCGAGAAGGCGTACCGAAAGGAGCGGCAGGTGCCCTGGGACGAGTACGTGCGGCTCCGTGATGGGGCGATGCCGTATCTGCCGGAGGGCGCGGTGATTCAGCCCGGCGTGGGCCTGGGCCCCCTTGTGGGGAAGGCCACCGGCAGTCTGCCGCCCTTCGTCCTGCAGGACGCATGGACGCTGCTGGTCCACGGTGACGTGCTTGAGCAGATGACGGCGGCGGGCCTGACGGGCCTCGCACCCGTGGAGAGCCGCATCACGGGGAACAAGCGTGGGCCGCTCTACGAGCTGGCTCTCGCTCGCCAGGGCGTGCTGGGCGCCGGGTGCCAGCGCGTGTACCACGGAGAGCCGTGCGTCACGTGCGGTCAGGCCGAGTACGGCACGCCCAACCCGTGGTGGCTCGACGCGGGGACTGTGCCGACGCTCGACGTGGTCCGGTTTGATGCGATGCCGATGTACATCCTCGTGAGCGAGCGCTTCGCCGACTTCGTTGCGCGGCTCGACGAGAGCGGCGTCGCTGTCGAGGATGTGATGGGCCCGCTGCCCGAGCAGAAGACGCGGCGCAAGGGCACGCCGCAGGAGCCCTTGCCTGTGTGA
- the sitI6 gene encoding SitI6 family double-CXXCG motif immunity protein — MRYYTLTERRDVERSKWSGGYHVGRQWVLPGVECPTCKDAWSGVGHDYPTVDLSSLPGKRDFERARCVPWDEFVGLRERVLPLVPQGAVVEPGTGFGALTGKASGKFPPVSIHMPWIILVQLSVAARLEGLTGAIPVPTRFKARPGAAELLELEVRPGGSIRGGEDDTPCRTCGRVGSTLPPLNELRLDDVPSTDFARVCPTVVAVSERVVERLAKELDESEIVAVDITGTPRRGVGAHSAGIDVSP; from the coding sequence ATGCGCTACTACACGCTGACGGAGCGACGCGATGTGGAGCGGTCGAAGTGGTCTGGGGGCTACCACGTCGGTCGGCAGTGGGTGTTGCCTGGAGTCGAGTGCCCGACCTGTAAGGATGCATGGAGTGGTGTCGGTCACGACTATCCGACCGTCGACCTCTCCTCGTTGCCGGGCAAGCGCGACTTCGAGCGGGCTCGGTGCGTGCCCTGGGATGAGTTCGTAGGTCTGCGGGAGCGTGTGTTGCCGCTGGTGCCGCAGGGCGCGGTCGTTGAGCCGGGGACGGGTTTCGGAGCTCTGACGGGGAAGGCCAGCGGGAAGTTCCCCCCTGTGTCCATCCACATGCCGTGGATCATCCTTGTTCAGCTGTCCGTTGCTGCTCGGCTTGAGGGACTCACGGGGGCCATCCCGGTCCCGACGCGGTTCAAGGCACGACCCGGAGCGGCCGAACTGTTGGAACTGGAGGTTCGGCCTGGAGGGAGTATTCGCGGAGGTGAAGACGACACGCCTTGCAGGACTTGCGGCCGCGTGGGCTCCACGCTCCCCCCCCTCAACGAGCTGCGTCTGGACGACGTGCCCTCCACCGATTTCGCGAGGGTCTGTCCGACCGTGGTGGCGGTGAGTGAGCGCGTCGTCGAGCGACTGGCGAAAGAGCTGGACGAGTCGGAGATTGTCGCCGTTGACATCACGGGCACGCCTCGCCGAGGAGTGGGCGCGCATTCCGCAGGCATCGACGTGTCGCCGTGA
- the sitA6 gene encoding SitA6 family polymorphic toxin lipoprotein produces MRVIGWLAVLLLAGCASSEHAVASDFTATLQDDSAEDCAQSAGDGDEGCYAPSCSDDECGLFRCEDLASPPYAFRPAPARGADAATARIQRYWGGAVPLPGREAVFIIPWYRADDLPSVKAAKKAIADWKRRAKERHHIFPRAFADYFQGVGIDIHQYTLLVDVEVHRRVHAGKHGGPWNRDWRLWIQGHRGPPSRAEHFRYGGTMVERYGLIGVPMTYWQRLSLAAAAGE; encoded by the coding sequence ATGCGAGTGATTGGATGGTTGGCGGTGCTGCTGTTGGCTGGGTGCGCGAGCAGCGAGCACGCTGTCGCGTCGGACTTCACGGCAACGCTGCAAGATGACTCCGCGGAGGACTGCGCCCAGTCCGCGGGCGATGGCGATGAGGGGTGCTATGCCCCTTCCTGCAGCGATGACGAGTGCGGCCTCTTCCGATGTGAGGACCTTGCGTCTCCGCCATATGCCTTCCGCCCAGCACCTGCCCGGGGCGCAGACGCAGCGACAGCGCGCATTCAGCGCTACTGGGGTGGAGCTGTGCCCCTACCGGGGCGCGAGGCGGTGTTCATCATCCCGTGGTACCGAGCTGATGACCTTCCGAGCGTCAAGGCGGCGAAGAAGGCCATCGCGGATTGGAAGCGTCGAGCGAAGGAGCGCCACCACATCTTCCCGCGCGCCTTCGCGGATTACTTCCAAGGCGTCGGCATCGACATTCACCAGTACACGTTGCTCGTCGACGTGGAGGTGCATCGCCGGGTGCATGCGGGTAAGCATGGTGGCCCCTGGAATCGGGATTGGCGCCTGTGGATTCAGGGGCACCGGGGCCCTCCATCCCGCGCGGAGCACTTCCGTTATGGGGGAACAATGGTCGAGCGCTATGGTCTCATCGGCGTCCCGATGACGTACTGGCAGCGGCTTTCGCTGGCTGCGGCTGCAGGAGAGTGA
- a CDS encoding DNA-methyltransferase: protein MRGFRQALTAASSVLAEESHAFVFCHWASWPDFHDAMAPHMGMKGALIWWKNRGGTGDCEGSFAPDYEVVLHSAGSKRRPLLGKRHGAVLPGFPPVAPKKRTHPTEKPVELMAFLVARGCPEGGLVLDPFAGSGATLLAAQQLGRRAVGVELEERYCEAAAVRLDAARGETLARRAV, encoded by the coding sequence ATGAGGGGGTTCCGCCAGGCGCTCACCGCCGCGAGCAGCGTGCTGGCCGAGGAGTCCCACGCCTTCGTCTTCTGCCATTGGGCTTCGTGGCCCGACTTCCACGACGCCATGGCGCCGCACATGGGAATGAAGGGCGCCCTCATCTGGTGGAAGAATCGCGGAGGCACCGGGGACTGCGAGGGCTCCTTCGCCCCGGACTACGAGGTGGTGCTCCACAGCGCCGGGTCGAAGCGCCGCCCGCTGTTGGGGAAGCGCCACGGCGCGGTGTTGCCCGGCTTCCCTCCCGTCGCACCGAAGAAGCGCACGCACCCCACCGAGAAGCCCGTTGAGCTGATGGCCTTCCTCGTGGCGCGGGGCTGCCCTGAGGGCGGCTTGGTTCTGGACCCGTTCGCGGGGAGCGGCGCCACGCTGCTGGCCGCGCAGCAGCTCGGCCGCCGGGCAGTGGGCGTCGAACTTGAGGAGCGGTACTGCGAAGCGGCCGCAGTGCGCCTGGACGCCGCGCGGGGAGAAACCCTGGCCCGCCGCGCGGTCTGA
- a CDS encoding NlpC/P60 family protein yields the protein MSQRNAFVVAVLSQMHAPYRWGGKGELDRVANKRAFDCSGLVTWALREVGGPDWRYSHNTDVLLAQCLAVPKEEELLPGDLVLYHRKGAPLDAEHVMVHVGGGVVVGASGGGSTTRTLADAAKANACVKVFGSLDYRARRMGLRRLPFRS from the coding sequence GTGTCCCAGCGCAACGCCTTCGTCGTCGCCGTCCTCTCGCAGATGCACGCGCCCTACCGGTGGGGAGGCAAGGGCGAACTCGACCGCGTCGCCAACAAGCGCGCCTTCGACTGCTCTGGACTCGTCACCTGGGCGCTTCGCGAGGTGGGTGGACCTGACTGGCGGTATTCCCACAACACCGACGTGCTCCTGGCGCAGTGCCTCGCCGTGCCGAAGGAGGAGGAACTGCTGCCCGGCGACCTGGTGCTGTACCACCGCAAGGGCGCACCGCTCGACGCGGAGCACGTCATGGTGCACGTCGGCGGAGGCGTCGTGGTTGGCGCCTCCGGAGGAGGGAGCACCACCCGGACGCTGGCCGACGCCGCCAAGGCCAACGCGTGCGTGAAGGTGTTCGGCAGCCTCGACTACCGCGCGCGGCGCATGGGCCTGCGCCGCTTGCCGTTCCGCTCGTGA